A stretch of Pelagicoccus enzymogenes DNA encodes these proteins:
- a CDS encoding lipocalin family protein produces the protein MPTTPLQKLLTGLALPLLFLCGGHAIQAKTPPEGVVPVENFELERYLGLWYELARTDNRFERGLDSVTAEYTLKDDDSIRVFNRGWDEEKKKWKEIDGRGYKIGDPEEGTLKVTFFWPFYAGYHIFELDHEGYQYALVSGDNHSYMWLLARTPQLPQSTIDSLMEKAEAAGFDTESLIWLDHKTVHPSLLGK, from the coding sequence ATGCCTACCACCCCCTTACAGAAGCTGCTGACCGGACTGGCCCTGCCCTTGCTTTTCCTTTGCGGCGGCCACGCGATCCAGGCGAAGACGCCCCCCGAGGGCGTCGTCCCCGTAGAAAATTTCGAGCTGGAACGCTACCTCGGCCTCTGGTACGAGCTCGCTCGCACCGACAATCGCTTCGAACGCGGACTCGATAGCGTTACCGCCGAATACACCCTCAAGGACGACGACAGCATCCGCGTCTTCAATCGCGGATGGGACGAGGAGAAGAAAAAGTGGAAAGAGATAGACGGCCGCGGATACAAGATCGGCGATCCGGAGGAAGGCACCCTCAAGGTCACCTTCTTCTGGCCCTTCTACGCCGGATACCACATTTTCGAGCTCGACCACGAAGGTTACCAATACGCCCTCGTCAGCGGCGACAACCACAGCTACATGTGGCTGCTCGCCCGCACGCCCCAGCTGCCGCAAAGCACCATCGATTCCCTGATGGAAAAGGCGGAAGCAGCCGGCTTCGACACCGAGTCGCTCATCTGGCTCGACCACAAAACCGTGCACCCCTCCCTTTTGGGAAAGTAA
- the rnhC gene encoding ribonuclease HIII, with amino-acid sequence MARGKKKAVVDPDEPKKKTMYTHKLSQEQLDKLQHILEMKMWEPYEVEYAQFGFKGNKVNVVGYQSGKLVVQGKETEDFIINTLEPEVLGEARFGYDEVYHPEWFESHAGMDESGKGDLFGPVITACVIADKVHIDAWIKAGIRDSKTITDGRILKLDKIIRETKGISVETCFCGMTKYNELMGKPRANLNLLLAWQHAKSLTAALGKKRVPWGMLDQFSKQNLVGRYFKDPKFDLRMQTKAEADPVVAAASVVARAEYVRYMDGLSKKFGDTLAKGASAKVKEQATEILHKFGPERLGEFAKLHFKTSYQVVEAAGMLDRLPLKKPKETVFKR; translated from the coding sequence ATGGCCAGAGGCAAAAAGAAAGCAGTCGTCGACCCGGACGAACCCAAGAAGAAAACGATGTACACCCACAAGCTCTCTCAGGAGCAGTTGGACAAGCTCCAGCATATCCTAGAGATGAAGATGTGGGAACCCTACGAGGTGGAGTACGCCCAATTCGGCTTCAAGGGAAACAAGGTGAACGTGGTTGGCTACCAGAGCGGCAAGCTCGTGGTGCAGGGCAAGGAAACGGAAGATTTCATCATCAATACCCTCGAGCCTGAAGTGCTGGGGGAAGCCCGCTTTGGCTATGACGAGGTCTACCACCCGGAATGGTTCGAGTCGCATGCCGGCATGGACGAAAGCGGCAAGGGGGACTTGTTTGGCCCGGTTATCACCGCTTGCGTGATCGCCGACAAGGTGCACATCGACGCTTGGATCAAGGCGGGGATTCGCGATTCGAAGACGATCACTGACGGACGTATCCTAAAGTTGGATAAGATTATCCGCGAAACGAAGGGGATCTCCGTGGAAACCTGTTTCTGCGGGATGACCAAGTACAACGAGCTCATGGGCAAGCCGCGGGCGAACCTGAACTTGTTGCTGGCTTGGCAGCATGCGAAGTCGTTGACGGCGGCTCTGGGCAAGAAGCGCGTGCCCTGGGGAATGTTGGACCAATTCAGCAAGCAAAACTTGGTGGGGCGTTATTTCAAGGATCCGAAGTTCGACCTGCGCATGCAGACCAAGGCGGAAGCGGATCCAGTGGTGGCTGCCGCTTCGGTGGTAGCCCGCGCGGAATACGTTCGCTACATGGACGGCTTGTCCAAGAAGTTTGGCGACACCTTGGCCAAGGGAGCCAGCGCCAAAGTGAAGGAGCAAGCGACGGAGATATTGCACAAGTTCGGTCCGGAGCGACTCGGAGAGTTCGCCAAGCTGCACTTCAAAACGTCCTACCAAGTAGTGGAGGCGGCTGGCATGCTCGATCGCTTGCCATTGAAGAAACCCAAGGAGACAGTTTTTAAGCGGTAG
- a CDS encoding ribonuclease HII: MKSHRLRAYDRKFLKKKVGLIGVDEAGRGALAGPVVAAAVAARRDFYDSEWCKRNASSINDSKLLTLEQREDLYAKLRWLEREGRIFIGVGRGTVSEIEDHNILGATQIAMKRAVEETLEAGNILPHEPDPLFEQMADDEDQPETLSRWKILVDGKPMKNLGYPHQAVVKGDSTALCIAMASIVAKVTRDRIMMALDCEYPHYDLASSKGYATVLHRTAILDNGPTKIHRPLFLRKLLEEPSEECQEEFGF; encoded by the coding sequence ATGAAGTCGCATCGCCTCAGGGCCTACGATCGCAAGTTCCTCAAAAAGAAGGTGGGCTTGATCGGAGTGGACGAAGCCGGGCGAGGCGCCTTGGCGGGGCCGGTGGTGGCGGCGGCGGTCGCGGCTCGCAGGGACTTTTACGACAGCGAGTGGTGCAAGCGCAACGCGTCGAGCATCAACGATTCCAAGCTGCTCACTCTGGAGCAGCGTGAGGACCTTTACGCCAAATTGCGCTGGCTGGAGCGGGAAGGCCGCATCTTCATCGGCGTGGGAAGAGGAACCGTTAGCGAGATCGAAGACCACAACATCCTTGGCGCTACCCAAATTGCAATGAAACGAGCGGTGGAGGAGACCTTGGAAGCGGGCAACATCCTGCCGCACGAGCCGGACCCGCTTTTCGAGCAGATGGCGGACGACGAGGATCAGCCCGAAACCCTTTCGCGCTGGAAAATTTTGGTAGACGGCAAGCCGATGAAAAACCTCGGCTACCCGCACCAAGCGGTGGTCAAAGGCGATTCCACAGCCCTCTGCATCGCCATGGCCTCGATCGTCGCCAAGGTGACGCGCGACCGCATCATGATGGCCCTGGACTGCGAGTATCCTCACTACGACTTGGCCTCCTCCAAAGGCTACGCCACCGTTTTGCATCGCACGGCGATTTTGGACAACGGACCGACGAAAATCCACCGCCCGCTCTTCTTGCGCAAGCTGCTCGAGGAACCGAGCGAGGAGTGCCAGGAAGAGTTTGGTTTTTAG
- a CDS encoding ABC transporter permease: MSRKPKRRSILLSDLVEQAFASLGANMLRSSLTILGVSIGVFSVVGVMTALSAVRHSIDTSLNVFGANVLQITKDPGIQLAPGPRRRARGREPISPQQAEFFKQEMDALGIPTTLSASDGNERASYRDYKTQPRIRIIGTNENFLLTNKYELDFGRNITPADIEFNRPVVVIGREILDELFLHEDPIEKQINMDGEKYIVVGVLAERGEIFGQSMDGIALIPHSKFVENNWHRRRSMEIAIQADSVDKLADVEDMVIGKMRMARGLEPEQENDFEITSNEALQAAFAEIAVVVGTGGLLISGIALVCAGIGIMNIMLVSVTERTREIGVRKSLGARKKSILAQFLLEAVFLSEVGAAIGISIGILVGNIIATQFNATMIIPWFWIGAAVGICSLIGIGFGFVPALRAANLHPVESLRHE, translated from the coding sequence ATGAGTAGAAAGCCCAAGCGTCGATCCATACTCCTCAGCGACCTCGTCGAGCAGGCATTCGCCTCGCTCGGAGCCAACATGCTGCGCTCCTCGCTCACTATTCTCGGAGTATCCATCGGCGTCTTTTCCGTCGTCGGCGTAATGACCGCCCTCTCGGCAGTTCGCCACAGCATCGACACCAGCCTAAACGTATTCGGCGCGAACGTACTGCAGATCACCAAGGATCCCGGCATTCAGCTCGCCCCCGGCCCTAGACGTCGCGCCCGAGGTCGCGAGCCCATTTCTCCTCAGCAAGCCGAGTTCTTTAAACAGGAAATGGACGCCCTCGGCATTCCAACCACCCTTTCCGCAAGCGACGGAAACGAGCGAGCCAGCTACCGAGACTACAAGACGCAACCGCGTATCCGTATTATCGGGACAAACGAAAACTTCCTCCTCACCAACAAATACGAGCTCGATTTCGGCCGCAACATCACGCCCGCCGACATCGAATTCAACCGTCCCGTCGTTGTCATCGGTCGCGAGATCCTAGACGAGCTTTTCCTCCACGAGGACCCCATCGAAAAACAGATCAACATGGATGGGGAAAAGTACATCGTGGTGGGCGTCCTCGCCGAACGAGGAGAAATCTTCGGCCAATCCATGGACGGCATCGCCCTTATTCCTCATTCGAAATTCGTGGAAAACAATTGGCACCGTCGCCGCAGCATGGAAATAGCGATTCAAGCTGACTCCGTCGACAAGCTGGCCGACGTCGAGGACATGGTGATCGGCAAGATGCGCATGGCCCGCGGACTGGAACCAGAGCAGGAAAACGATTTTGAGATAACCTCCAACGAGGCCCTGCAAGCTGCCTTCGCCGAGATCGCCGTGGTAGTCGGCACCGGGGGCCTGCTCATCAGCGGTATCGCTCTCGTGTGCGCCGGTATCGGAATTATGAATATCATGCTGGTTTCCGTAACTGAACGCACGCGCGAGATCGGCGTGCGCAAATCCCTCGGGGCCCGCAAAAAGAGCATCTTAGCCCAATTTCTGCTGGAGGCCGTCTTCCTTTCCGAAGTGGGCGCCGCGATCGGCATTTCCATAGGCATTCTCGTCGGCAACATCATCGCCACTCAATTCAACGCCACCATGATCATCCCATGGTTCTGGATCGGCGCCGCGGTCGGCATCTGCTCGCTCATCGGCATCGGCTTCGGCTTCGTCCCCGCCCTGCGGGCCGCCAACTTGCACCCTGTCGAATCCTTGAGGCACGAGTAG
- a CDS encoding ABC transporter permease, whose protein sequence is MKRSKARRLINDFEESARIAGEQLSEHKVRSLLTALGVIIGVWAVILIGVGMNGLDTGFKNSLSMLGDDHFYIEKFPWRDVGDDWRTYIRRPNFETRYAEEMNEIIDNTPNSGLLLAVPTVGFRRSISHADRSANNIQFTATTSDFGYVNTADLAAGRFFTPTEESSGQNVAILGSGVVKALFPDEEDEVLGKRVKIANIQFTVIGTLEEQGAFLGLQSFDNQAIIPLRTARKFFVGGRRWNGTSIRVVKKPETDRDLARDEIIGAMRRVRGLLPGEENDFEVNASDAVEDTIGPVKAGIAVAGFVITGLALFVGAIGIMNITFVSVKERTKEIGTRRAIGARRSSILTQFLMEAVSICLLGGLVGLLLAFISKAVLDHFAPNFPASFSIELMILAVSLSVTTGILSGFIPAWMASRLEPANALRHE, encoded by the coding sequence TTGAAACGCTCAAAAGCCAGACGCCTAATCAATGACTTTGAAGAGTCCGCCCGTATCGCCGGAGAACAACTCTCCGAGCACAAGGTACGCTCCCTTCTGACAGCGTTGGGGGTAATCATTGGCGTCTGGGCCGTCATTCTCATCGGCGTCGGTATGAACGGACTGGATACCGGATTCAAGAACAGCCTCAGCATGCTGGGAGACGACCACTTCTATATCGAAAAATTCCCTTGGAGGGACGTCGGCGACGACTGGCGCACCTACATCCGCCGCCCGAATTTCGAGACCCGTTACGCGGAGGAGATGAATGAGATCATCGACAACACCCCCAATTCGGGCTTGCTGCTAGCGGTCCCGACCGTCGGTTTTCGTCGTAGCATTTCCCACGCAGACCGGTCCGCGAACAACATCCAGTTTACCGCCACGACATCGGATTTTGGATACGTCAACACGGCTGATCTCGCCGCCGGACGCTTCTTCACCCCGACCGAGGAATCAAGCGGACAAAACGTGGCAATCCTTGGCTCCGGCGTGGTCAAAGCTCTCTTTCCCGACGAGGAAGACGAGGTGCTCGGCAAGCGGGTTAAGATCGCAAACATCCAGTTTACGGTGATTGGCACCCTCGAGGAACAAGGAGCCTTCCTTGGCCTGCAGAGCTTCGACAACCAAGCCATAATCCCCCTTCGTACCGCCCGCAAATTCTTTGTCGGGGGTCGTCGCTGGAACGGCACCTCCATCCGAGTCGTCAAGAAGCCGGAGACCGATCGCGACCTCGCTCGCGACGAAATTATAGGCGCTATGCGTCGGGTCCGAGGACTCTTGCCGGGCGAAGAAAACGACTTCGAGGTCAACGCCTCCGACGCCGTAGAGGACACCATCGGCCCCGTAAAAGCAGGTATCGCCGTCGCCGGATTCGTCATCACCGGACTCGCTCTTTTCGTGGGCGCCATCGGCATCATGAACATCACCTTCGTCAGCGTGAAGGAACGCACCAAGGAGATCGGCACCCGCCGCGCCATCGGCGCTCGCCGCAGCTCTATCCTGACGCAGTTTCTCATGGAAGCCGTGTCCATTTGCTTGCTCGGCGGACTCGTCGGGCTACTCCTCGCCTTCATCTCGAAAGCGGTCCTCGATCATTTCGCGCCCAACTTTCCCGCGAGCTTCTCGATCGAGCTCATGATCCTCGCCGTGTCCCTTTCCGTCACTACTGGAATCCTTTCCGGCTTTATCCCCGCCTGGATGGCCTCTCGCTTGGAGCCCGCCAACGCCCTGCGCCATGAGTAG
- a CDS encoding ABC transporter ATP-binding protein — translation MSQTIIQITGVKKIYDLGKAKVHALDGVDLKIYENDYVAIMGPSGSGKSTLMNMLGCLDTPSEGQYYFGGEDVAMMDDDSLADIRNRRIGFVFQSFNLLPRATILRNVELPLVYAGIPKKERAERAKHALTQVGLGNRVEHRPNELSGGQRQRVAIARALVTEPSIILADEPTGNLDSKTGEEIMELFEGLYSKGNTIILVTHEEDIAQHARRLVRLRDGIVESDAAIPR, via the coding sequence GTGAGCCAAACCATCATCCAGATCACCGGAGTCAAAAAGATCTACGACCTCGGCAAGGCTAAGGTTCACGCTCTCGACGGTGTGGACCTAAAGATCTACGAAAACGACTACGTCGCCATCATGGGCCCGTCCGGCAGCGGCAAGTCCACCCTCATGAACATGCTGGGGTGTTTGGATACGCCCTCCGAAGGCCAGTACTACTTCGGCGGCGAAGACGTAGCCATGATGGACGACGATTCGCTCGCGGACATCCGCAACCGCCGCATCGGCTTCGTCTTCCAATCCTTCAACCTCCTTCCCCGAGCCACCATCCTGCGCAACGTGGAACTGCCGCTCGTCTATGCCGGCATTCCGAAGAAGGAGCGCGCGGAGCGAGCCAAGCACGCTCTCACTCAAGTCGGTCTCGGCAATCGGGTCGAACACCGTCCCAACGAACTTTCCGGTGGCCAGCGCCAACGTGTCGCCATCGCGCGGGCTCTGGTCACCGAACCTTCCATAATCCTCGCCGACGAACCAACCGGAAACCTCGACTCCAAGACTGGAGAGGAAATAATGGAGCTCTTCGAAGGTTTGTATTCGAAAGGCAATACTATCATCCTCGTGACTCACGAAGAAGACATCGCCCAACACGCCCGGCGCCTAGTCCGCCTGCGCGACGGCATCGTGGAGAGCGACGCCGCTATCCCGAGATAA
- a CDS encoding efflux RND transporter periplasmic adaptor subunit yields MKKRYWISALVLIGLGIAGASKFKKGDQTTEVTVEKAKVGDITSLVTATGKVFPETEVTISSEVAGEIIELPVSDGQLVEKGDLLVSVNPDRLEAQVLQQEAALRASKSNSSESKARMLQAELDLKRQRNLFEKGFATQEQLDEAETNLEISQASYQATLSRIEQQEMQLKEARDSLAKASTFAPISGTITSLTSELGDRVVGTGQFEGTEIMRVADLSQMEIRVDVSESDIVQVKIGDPATIEIEALPNEEYKGEVTEIANSATGGQNSSDQLTTFQVKVRLLDPSAKIRPGMTATADIKTQTVKGVVKIPLQAVTVRSKDEVAKQLGEEQEAEKEETSTKGPGGESNSRRRDNLERVVFLYNDDNTVTLVRVETGLADNRSIEIKSGVSDGQQIVTGGYRVLTRELENGKTVKIAENKKDSKFQKPSK; encoded by the coding sequence ATGAAAAAACGATATTGGATATCCGCCCTCGTCCTCATCGGTCTCGGCATTGCCGGGGCCAGCAAATTCAAGAAGGGAGACCAAACGACTGAAGTCACCGTCGAAAAGGCCAAGGTCGGCGACATCACCAGCCTCGTAACTGCCACCGGCAAGGTATTCCCCGAAACCGAAGTCACCATCTCCTCCGAAGTCGCCGGCGAAATCATAGAACTGCCCGTAAGCGACGGACAGCTGGTCGAGAAAGGCGACCTCCTCGTTAGCGTCAATCCAGACCGCCTAGAAGCTCAAGTGCTACAGCAAGAAGCAGCGCTGAGGGCCAGCAAGTCGAATTCCTCCGAATCGAAAGCTCGCATGCTGCAGGCCGAACTCGACCTCAAACGGCAACGCAACCTCTTCGAAAAAGGCTTCGCCACCCAAGAGCAACTCGACGAAGCGGAGACCAACCTCGAAATCAGCCAAGCTTCCTACCAAGCGACTCTCTCCCGCATCGAACAACAGGAGATGCAGCTCAAGGAAGCCCGCGACTCCCTCGCCAAGGCTTCCACCTTCGCCCCCATCAGCGGCACCATAACCTCCCTCACCTCCGAGCTCGGAGACCGCGTCGTCGGCACCGGCCAATTCGAAGGCACCGAAATCATGCGCGTAGCCGATCTCAGCCAAATGGAGATTCGCGTCGACGTGAGCGAATCCGACATCGTGCAGGTCAAGATCGGCGACCCAGCCACCATCGAAATTGAAGCCCTGCCTAACGAGGAATACAAAGGCGAAGTCACCGAGATCGCCAACTCTGCAACCGGCGGACAAAACTCCAGCGACCAGCTCACTACCTTTCAGGTCAAAGTTCGCCTACTCGATCCCAGCGCCAAGATTCGCCCCGGCATGACCGCCACCGCCGACATCAAAACGCAAACGGTCAAAGGCGTCGTCAAAATCCCACTACAAGCCGTCACCGTACGCTCCAAGGACGAAGTCGCCAAACAGCTCGGCGAGGAGCAGGAAGCCGAGAAAGAGGAAACCTCCACGAAAGGCCCCGGCGGCGAAAGCAATTCCCGCCGCCGCGATAACCTCGAACGCGTCGTTTTTCTCTACAACGACGACAACACGGTCACCCTCGTCCGAGTAGAAACGGGTCTCGCCGACAATCGCTCCATCGAGATCAAGTCCGGCGTTTCCGACGGACAACAAATCGTCACCGGCGGCTACCGCGTCCTCACCCGGGAACTCGAAAACGGCAAAACCGTCAAGATCGCGGAGAACAAGAAGGACAGCAAATTCCAGAAACCGTCCAAGTGA
- a CDS encoding TolC family protein has product MNARNFIAGLILASVPSLAFSQGGDSSSEPPLSLRSAIEKALEQNLGLRIQTLAPDIAEEAVIAQEASFDPSVFSRANLSQSDLDWEDSNGATRQTTSDSRSYSLGVTKRIKTGAQVTASASQSRSDGSSFNSELGQLVGGSLSERASLSLEFTQPLLRDFGSEVNLAPVRRAKSQARVADLRTRNAVLNLLQQIENAYWQLSDAHQRRNLRQSNLELSERLLEEARERERLGLATRIETLQAEANLAQRKEQIIRAEQAIREATDALYAAMGVLDETMALDPQLSVYPLPESRGEPPSFQTTLDTAIERNFDADIQEEVLEQLEQDRILARNSERPQVDLSLSSSYNGLSPESGKDAFSEAFDRRGDDWGLRLSFNLPWGARAAKSNLRQTLYRIDQEELRLAEIKQDLLRSVRSAWRDLDASRQQLAAAKIVVQLQEATYEQETSKYEEGLSTIRTLLETQRDLDQAKLSLLDAQLATVQAEITLARVEGSLLDRHGIEWNDTLTSEE; this is encoded by the coding sequence GTGAATGCCCGCAACTTCATCGCTGGGCTGATCCTAGCATCAGTCCCCTCACTAGCTTTTTCGCAGGGCGGCGACTCGTCTAGCGAGCCCCCCCTATCCCTGCGGTCCGCCATCGAAAAGGCCCTCGAGCAAAACCTCGGACTGCGAATCCAAACCCTCGCGCCGGACATAGCCGAGGAGGCGGTTATCGCTCAAGAAGCGAGCTTCGACCCCTCCGTCTTTTCGCGAGCCAACCTCAGCCAAAGCGATCTCGACTGGGAAGACTCCAACGGCGCCACCCGACAAACCACTTCCGACTCCCGATCTTATTCGCTGGGCGTCACCAAACGAATCAAAACCGGAGCTCAGGTCACCGCCAGCGCCAGCCAGTCACGCAGCGACGGCTCCAGTTTCAACTCCGAGCTCGGCCAACTGGTCGGCGGATCCCTCAGCGAGCGAGCTTCTCTGTCTCTCGAATTCACCCAGCCGCTGCTACGCGACTTCGGCAGCGAGGTGAACCTGGCCCCCGTCCGCCGGGCCAAGTCCCAAGCTCGAGTCGCCGATTTGCGCACTCGCAACGCGGTGCTCAACCTGCTGCAGCAAATCGAGAACGCTTATTGGCAACTCTCCGACGCACACCAACGCCGCAACCTTCGCCAATCGAACCTAGAACTTTCCGAGCGGCTGCTGGAAGAAGCCCGCGAACGCGAACGGCTCGGCCTCGCGACCAGAATCGAAACCTTGCAGGCTGAAGCCAACCTCGCCCAACGCAAAGAGCAAATCATCCGCGCCGAGCAAGCCATCCGCGAGGCGACTGACGCCCTCTACGCCGCCATGGGCGTGCTCGACGAAACCATGGCCCTCGATCCCCAGCTCTCCGTTTACCCGCTTCCGGAATCACGGGGAGAGCCCCCCTCCTTCCAAACGACTCTCGACACCGCCATCGAACGCAACTTCGACGCTGACATTCAGGAGGAAGTCCTCGAACAGCTAGAACAAGACCGTATCCTCGCCCGCAATAGCGAACGCCCTCAGGTCGACCTCAGCCTCTCCAGCTCCTACAACGGACTCTCCCCCGAGAGCGGAAAGGACGCCTTCAGCGAAGCCTTCGACCGTCGCGGCGACGACTGGGGATTACGTCTGAGTTTCAACCTCCCGTGGGGAGCCCGAGCCGCCAAGTCCAACCTTCGCCAAACGCTCTACCGCATCGACCAGGAGGAACTTCGCCTCGCCGAGATCAAGCAGGACTTGCTTCGCTCCGTGCGCTCCGCTTGGCGAGACCTCGACGCCTCTCGCCAGCAACTCGCAGCCGCTAAAATCGTCGTGCAACTGCAGGAGGCTACCTACGAGCAGGAGACCAGCAAGTACGAGGAAGGACTGTCTACCATCCGCACCTTGCTGGAAACCCAACGAGACTTGGACCAAGCAAAGCTCAGCCTCCTAGACGCCCAGCTCGCAACCGTGCAAGCCGAAATAACCCTCGCCCGAGTCGAAGGCAGCCTGCTCGATCGTCACGGCATCGAGTGGAACGACACCCTCACCTCCGAAGAGTAA
- a CDS encoding VPDSG-CTERM sorting domain-containing protein yields MPFVLDNSTATLSDVNPQSDFYKLDAPSSESGSGAGIFDFLFGVDNQLGEFVQLTWAGNPKPFLTGIGLKAGSSGSAAGGLFAMLWDASDLQLFNNSSSYDAIRIYQDGIVHKRNGQFLGISHVTVDGEPGQADVKVPDSGSAFAMLGVGIAIILVLRRRMKEGV; encoded by the coding sequence ATGCCTTTCGTCTTGGACAACTCGACGGCGACGCTTTCGGACGTCAATCCGCAGAGCGACTTCTACAAGCTGGACGCGCCGAGCAGCGAAAGCGGTTCGGGAGCTGGCATCTTCGATTTCCTATTCGGGGTGGACAACCAGCTTGGCGAGTTCGTGCAATTGACTTGGGCCGGCAATCCGAAGCCGTTTTTGACAGGCATTGGATTGAAGGCGGGCAGTTCGGGGTCGGCCGCGGGTGGCTTGTTTGCTATGCTTTGGGACGCCAGTGACCTGCAACTTTTCAATAACTCGAGCAGCTACGACGCGATTCGCATTTACCAAGACGGGATCGTCCACAAGCGCAACGGGCAGTTCCTCGGCATTTCACATGTCACGGTGGACGGCGAGCCGGGACAAGCGGACGTGAAGGTTCCAGACTCTGGTTCGGCGTTTGCGATGTTGGGTGTAGGAATCGCAATCATCCTCGTCTTGAGGCGCCGCATGAAGGAAGGCGTATAA